The following are from one region of the Denitrobacterium detoxificans genome:
- a CDS encoding ABC transporter permease produces MINTFKYTVLSILRERSVVIWVILFPLVLATLFNAMFSGLDDAAYDLPVIPVAVVDESEGQAGDAFDATMDALSDGDDALLSATYVDSVDEARALLKSGDTIGAITLDAEGYPSLELSPSVGDVGTSMEQVKRTVLADVIDDFCRSRAAAEDIIANDPAALANADVVDSFSDHSAYTQELAITHSKTRESVRYFYALLGFAALMAAMVGLNAVSRVQPNISPLGARRALSGTSRARMLVGCILASWVVSFCALLVAFAYIRFVLGVEFGGREGECVLGLAVAALMSTSLGALIGAIPGVPFSARGGMLTGITCLLSLFAGLYGTPSMHLADQIAHDAPWMALVNPAKQVTDLFYSLYVYTDLTPFFQTMGVLLVATAVFALAAGLLMRRQRYASL; encoded by the coding sequence GTGATTAATACATTCAAATACACGGTGCTGTCGATATTGCGGGAACGCAGCGTCGTAATCTGGGTCATTCTGTTTCCGTTGGTGCTGGCGACGCTGTTCAATGCCATGTTCTCGGGGCTCGACGATGCCGCCTACGACCTGCCCGTCATTCCCGTGGCCGTTGTTGACGAATCGGAGGGCCAGGCCGGCGATGCGTTCGATGCCACCATGGATGCGCTTTCCGATGGCGACGATGCGCTGCTCAGCGCCACGTACGTCGATTCTGTCGATGAGGCGCGCGCATTGCTGAAATCGGGCGACACCATAGGCGCCATCACGCTTGACGCCGAGGGCTATCCCAGCCTGGAGCTTTCCCCGAGCGTGGGTGACGTGGGTACCTCTATGGAGCAGGTCAAGCGCACCGTGCTTGCCGACGTCATCGACGATTTCTGCCGGTCGCGCGCGGCCGCCGAGGACATCATCGCCAACGACCCGGCGGCGCTAGCGAATGCCGACGTGGTGGATTCGTTCTCGGATCACAGCGCGTATACCCAGGAGCTGGCGATCACGCATAGCAAGACCAGGGAATCCGTGCGCTACTTCTATGCGCTGCTGGGGTTTGCGGCGCTCATGGCCGCGATGGTGGGGCTCAACGCGGTTTCCCGCGTGCAGCCGAATATCTCTCCGCTTGGAGCGCGTCGTGCGCTCAGCGGCACCAGCCGCGCTCGCATGCTCGTTGGCTGCATCCTTGCAAGCTGGGTCGTGAGCTTCTGTGCGCTGCTCGTCGCCTTCGCCTATATCCGCTTCGTTCTTGGCGTCGAATTCGGCGGTCGCGAAGGGGAGTGCGTGCTTGGCTTGGCCGTTGCCGCTCTTATGTCCACCTCTCTGGGTGCGCTTATCGGCGCCATTCCCGGGGTTCCCTTTAGCGCCAGGGGTGGTATGCTCACGGGCATTACCTGCCTGTTGTCCCTGTTTGCGGGCTTGTATGGAACGCCCTCCATGCATCTTGCCGACCAGATTGCTCACGATGCCCCTTGGATGGCGCTGGTGAATCCGGCAAAGCAGGTAACCGACCTGTTCTACAGCCTGTACGTTTACACCGACCTGACCCCGTTCTTCCAGACGATGGGCGTTCTGCTGGTGGCAACTGCCGTCTTCGCCCTCGCTGCTGGACTGCTCATGAGGAGGCAGCGCTATGCAAGTCTTTAA
- a CDS encoding ABC transporter permease, with amino-acid sequence MQVFKAALKTFFRHPIYLLIYVVWLSCMGLFMGMSVNDVASDEYIERPTVAVINRDGGELSAGLESFVHDNSEAVDVEDSERALQDAVMQERANYILIIPEGFSDDFAAHAGDVDAIPQLQTVVSTQSAEVTMMDNLVDEYLNVARSYTLALADGTQANVVERTDAAMEHAADVAVVQVADAAPVSNGFLLYLQFASYTILLSISICSAVVMSRFGREETRRRIASSPVPQLSVSAQIAAACFVIMFVCWAFVTALGLAVFGGKLAGVGADVIASALVSLFCYSLFGLAFGFFLGQITNNELVMNAATNIIGLIISFLGGVWISLDLVGEPILTIAKFTPSYYYNEALHVAFDATGGGFVPAVLSNLGIVCLFALAVFAVGMAISRLKVGRMGVWNSSSTKASSHSAV; translated from the coding sequence ATGCAAGTCTTTAAGGCCGCACTCAAGACGTTTTTCCGTCACCCTATTTACCTGCTTATCTATGTGGTTTGGCTGTCGTGCATGGGCCTGTTCATGGGCATGAGCGTGAACGACGTTGCATCCGACGAGTACATCGAACGTCCTACCGTTGCCGTGATCAACCGCGATGGAGGCGAGCTCTCGGCAGGCTTGGAATCGTTCGTGCACGATAATTCCGAAGCCGTTGACGTGGAGGATAGCGAGCGAGCGCTTCAAGATGCCGTAATGCAGGAGCGTGCGAACTACATCCTGATCATTCCGGAGGGCTTTTCGGATGATTTTGCCGCCCACGCAGGCGACGTTGATGCCATACCTCAGCTTCAGACGGTCGTGAGCACGCAGTCGGCCGAGGTCACGATGATGGATAACCTGGTAGACGAGTATCTGAACGTTGCCCGTTCCTATACGCTGGCGCTTGCGGACGGTACGCAGGCCAATGTGGTCGAGCGAACTGACGCTGCCATGGAACATGCCGCCGACGTGGCCGTGGTGCAGGTGGCCGATGCCGCGCCCGTTTCGAATGGCTTCTTGCTGTATCTGCAGTTCGCAAGCTATACCATCCTGCTTTCGATCTCCATCTGCTCCGCCGTGGTCATGTCGCGCTTTGGCCGCGAGGAAACGCGTCGTCGCATTGCCTCGTCGCCCGTTCCCCAGCTTTCCGTTAGCGCGCAAATTGCGGCTGCATGCTTCGTCATCATGTTCGTGTGCTGGGCGTTCGTGACCGCGTTGGGGCTGGCAGTCTTCGGAGGCAAGCTTGCGGGCGTCGGGGCCGATGTCATTGCAAGCGCCCTCGTCTCGCTGTTCTGCTATTCGCTCTTTGGCCTGGCGTTCGGCTTCTTCTTGGGGCAGATTACGAACAACGAGCTGGTGATGAACGCCGCAACGAACATCATCGGCCTCATTATCTCGTTCTTGGGTGGCGTTTGGATCTCGCTCGACTTAGTGGGTGAGCCCATCCTGACGATTGCCAAGTTCACGCCTTCGTACTATTACAACGAGGCGCTCCACGTGGCGTTCGATGCGACTGGTGGCGGCTTCGTGCCGGCGGTGCTTTCGAACCTGGGCATTGTGTGCCTGTTCGCCCTGGCAGTATTCGCGGTCGGCATGGCGATTTCTCGCCTGAAGGTTGGTAGAATGGGCGTATGGAACAGCTCATCGACAAAGGCCTCATCGCACTCTGCTGTCTAA
- a CDS encoding sensor histidine kinase, which produces MEQLIDKGLIALCCLTAFLTLAIDAFTFGGFLVALAVSALGEVLPRYVRIALAVGYCAAALACPQLIAFLPLIAYDCMRDALWPVRLAWAVPLLAGLRAWSALPWAIVVLMCVVSAVLARRTTSLVVEREHFRVLRDDAREASMKLEARNRDLLEARDLSAQVATLAERGRIAREIHDNVGHLLTRAIMQVEALKVVHEQEPALAGEFDSVAVTLHEAMKTVRSSVHDLRDEATDPRSLMQAALDGCGVRESHLEYDAKALPADVARCFVSIVREASTNTSKHSDATRIDVHVRELSGLFQLVVQDNGTSGEAAAGAGSGMGLQTMDDRVRALGGTLRAGWQQDGGFRVFATVPRQ; this is translated from the coding sequence ATGGAACAGCTCATCGACAAAGGCCTCATCGCACTCTGCTGTCTAACGGCATTCCTTACGCTCGCCATTGATGCGTTTACCTTCGGGGGGTTCCTCGTCGCGCTTGCGGTCTCCGCGCTCGGCGAGGTACTCCCTCGTTACGTCCGCATTGCGCTTGCCGTGGGCTACTGCGCCGCGGCGCTTGCGTGCCCCCAGCTCATCGCCTTCCTGCCGCTCATCGCCTACGATTGCATGCGCGATGCGCTGTGGCCAGTGCGACTGGCCTGGGCGGTCCCGCTGCTGGCTGGCCTTCGTGCCTGGTCGGCGCTGCCCTGGGCCATCGTGGTGCTCATGTGCGTGGTTTCCGCCGTACTGGCGCGGCGCACCACGTCGCTTGTCGTAGAGCGCGAGCATTTTCGCGTGCTGCGCGACGATGCGCGCGAGGCTTCTATGAAGCTCGAAGCGCGCAATCGCGACTTGCTTGAGGCGCGTGATCTTTCTGCTCAGGTGGCCACGTTGGCCGAGCGCGGTCGCATCGCTCGCGAGATTCACGATAACGTGGGGCATCTGCTCACGCGCGCCATCATGCAGGTCGAGGCGCTCAAGGTGGTGCACGAGCAGGAGCCTGCGCTGGCGGGGGAATTCGATTCGGTTGCCGTCACGCTTCACGAGGCAATGAAGACGGTTCGCTCGAGCGTGCACGATTTGCGCGACGAGGCCACGGACCCTCGCAGTCTCATGCAGGCTGCGCTCGATGGGTGTGGCGTTCGGGAATCGCATTTGGAATACGACGCCAAGGCACTTCCGGCCGATGTGGCGCGATGCTTCGTTTCCATTGTGCGCGAGGCGTCCACGAATACGTCCAAACATAGCGATGCCACGCGCATAGACGTGCACGTGCGTGAGCTTTCCGGCTTGTTTCAGCTGGTCGTGCAGGATAATGGTACGTCTGGTGAAGCCGCGGCTGGCGCGGGCTCGGGCATGGGCTTGCAGACTATGGACGATCGCGTGCGCGCGTTGGGCGGAACCCTGCGCGCGGGGTGGCAGCAAGATGGTGGCTTCCGCGTTTTCGCGACGGTTCCCCGGCAGTAG
- a CDS encoding response regulator transcription factor, with the protein MIRVIVVDDDPFVCASLKTILGAQQDIEVVQVGSSGEEAIALYGEHAPDVLLMDIQMAQGDGLSAAERILADHPDARVLFLTTFADDDYIVRALHLGAKGYLIKQNVTDIAPAVRAVAAGQNVLGDEVVGHITRASNGHPSGEALSKLGLTEREVEVVELVAQGLDNHEIAAQLFMGEGTVRNHISSILQKLQLKNRTQIAVMYYRCAE; encoded by the coding sequence ATGATTCGAGTCATCGTTGTTGACGACGATCCGTTCGTGTGCGCTTCCCTGAAGACGATTCTTGGGGCGCAGCAGGATATCGAGGTCGTGCAGGTTGGCTCCTCGGGCGAGGAGGCCATTGCGCTGTATGGGGAACATGCTCCCGACGTACTGCTCATGGACATTCAGATGGCTCAGGGCGACGGCCTGAGCGCTGCTGAGCGTATCTTGGCGGATCACCCCGATGCGCGCGTGCTCTTCCTTACTACTTTTGCCGACGACGACTACATCGTTCGCGCGCTGCATCTGGGCGCGAAGGGCTATCTCATCAAGCAGAACGTGACCGACATTGCGCCCGCCGTGCGTGCCGTTGCCGCAGGTCAGAACGTGCTGGGCGATGAAGTTGTTGGCCATATCACGCGCGCGTCGAACGGCCATCCCTCGGGCGAGGCGCTTTCCAAGTTGGGGCTTACCGAACGCGAGGTAGAGGTGGTTGAGCTTGTTGCCCAGGGACTCGACAATCACGAGATTGCTGCCCAGCTGTTCATGGGGGAAGGCACGGTTCGCAATCACATTAGCTCTATCCTGCAAAAGCTCCAGTTGAAGAACCGCACGCAGATCGCCGTCATGTACTATCGCTGCGCCGAGTAA